A section of the Bombus terrestris chromosome 2, iyBomTerr1.2, whole genome shotgun sequence genome encodes:
- the LOC100648812 gene encoding transcription initiation factor IIA subunit 2, which produces MSYQLYRNTTLGNTLQESLDELIQYGQITPQLAIKVLLQFDKAINQALAARVKSRLIFKAGKLNTYRFCDNVWTFMLNDVEFREVQEIAIVDKVKIVACDGKTLDGDAAAKR; this is translated from the exons ATGTCTTATCAATTATATCGAAACACAACATTAGGTAATACGTTACAAGAAAGCCTTGATGAGCTCATTCAG TATGGGCAAATCACACCTCAGTTAGCAATTAAAGTACTATTACAATTTGATAAGGCAATAAATCAAGCACTTGCAGCCAGGGTTAAATCACGACTTATATTTAAG GCTGGTAAATTAAACACTTACAGATTTTGTGACAATGTATGGACCTTTATGCTTAATGATGTTGAATTCCGTGAAGTTCAAGAAATTGCAATAGTAGATAAAGTTAAAATTGTTGCATGTGACGGAAAAA cATTGGATGGAGATGCAGCAGCAAAACGATAA
- the LOC100648700 gene encoding membrane-bound transcription factor site-2 protease has product MEVLNVLIAIGLIHCSLFFFDTIFKTCSHYPYLYFLKNTGLEVQILRIKWFTTAFNRKIIKWGMGRSKFWTAWFNAGVIISVIILPIAIIIILRMTFNIWSNGPSLDNTNSEPLLEPMLPGIDMPFNEIGYYIITLAVCSIMHELGHALAAAREDVQLFGLGILIAFTIPIAYVHISSEQLSSLPLKNQLRVTCAGIWHNIVLATIAATVLLLSTWFWAPFYVIGNGIYVKTILPNSPVLGPTGLLEQDLIYEINDCPVKYTEDWYDCILNTVNQPALGYCVKQSFIQEYDESVPSKQKTNGAINCCTSDSEVTGSLCFEYIEGPQAAPLHLPPHSCLPARTMINQSQNFCHASHECVFHDTHCLRPSLDNVTKVVQIKRREGKDVLFFGHPADIYRTVDVSDWIPKYSFLNPKLPEALTLLCKYITIFSAGLAIINIVPCFFLDGQYIINILILYLLNFTPHNKNVRQTIILTITSIGTLFLTINLLYLLMNKLL; this is encoded by the exons ATGGAAGTTTTAAATGTATTAATTGCAATAGGTCTCATTCATTGCTCATTATTCTTTTTTGACACAATTTTTAAG acATGTTCACATTATCCATAcctatattttttgaaaaatactgGTTTAGAAGTTCAAATATTGCGAATAAAATGGTTTACTACAGCAtttaatcgtaaaataattaaatgggGCATGGGTCGCTCTAAATTTTGGACTGCTTGGTTTAATGCAGGAGTGATTATTAGTGTCATTATTTTGCCAATTGCTATAATTATAATCTTAAGAATGACGTTCAATATATGGTCTAATGGACCATCTCTTGATAATACTAATTCTGAACCTTTATTGGAACCCATG TTACCTGGCATAGATATGCCCTTCAATGAGATTGGATATTATATCATTACATTAGCAGTTTGCAGTATTATGCATGAGTTAGGGCATGCATTGGCTGCAGCAAGAGAAGATGTTCAGTTATTTGGTTTGGGAATATTAATTGCTTTCACAATACCCATAGCTTATGTACATATAAGCAGTGAACAACTTAGTTCATTACCATTAAAAAATCAACTAAGAGTTACTTGTGCAGGAATCTGGCATAACATAGTACTTGCTACAATAGCTGCAACCGTTCTTTTGCTTTCTACATGGTTCTGGGCACCATTTTATGTAATAGGGAATGGAATTTATGTAAAGACTATTTTACCT AATTCACCTGTACTAGGTCCAACAGGACTTCTTGAACAGGatttaatatatgaaataaatgaCTGTCCTGTAAAATATACTGAAGATTGGTACGATTGCATATTAAATACAGTTAATCAACCAGCTCTTGGATACTGTGTTAAACAATCATTTATTCAG GAATATGATGAGTCCGTTCCATCAAAACAAAAAACTAATGGTGCTATAAACTGTTGTACATCAGATAGTGAAGTTACAGGAAGTTTATGCTTTGAGTACATTGAAGGACCACAAGCAGCTCCTTTACATTTACCTCCTCATTCTTGCCTTCCAGCCAGAACTATGATTAATCAGTCTCAAAATTTTTGTCATGCTAGTCATGAATGTGTATTTCATGATACTCATTGTTTAAGACCTTCCCTTGATAATGTTACCAAG GTTGTTCAAATAAAAAGGAGAGAGGGAAAGGATGTATTATTTTTCGGACACCCAGCAGATATCTATCGAACTGTTGATGTATCTGATTGGATACCTAAATATTCATTCTTAAATCCTAAATTACCAGAAGCTTTGACGCTTCTTTgcaaatatattacaatattttctgcAGGATTagcaattattaatattgtgCCTTGTTTCTTTCTGGATGgacaatatattataaatatacttatactttatttattaaattttacgcCCCACAATAAAAATGTTAGACAAACCATTATATTAACGATAACAAGTATAGGTACATTATTTCTTactataaatttattgtatctacttatgaataaattattataa